A single Mobula hypostoma chromosome 26, sMobHyp1.1, whole genome shotgun sequence DNA region contains:
- the LOC134338154 gene encoding TMF-regulated nuclear protein 1-like, whose protein sequence is MVKLRDKVAAKAAARTAPDANVVKDGEGPEGEAVSRAMTPSSSVEFAEARRRLLELERRQRRVRELEVSLQQLHDMLVRAEQEAVEHGELVNRIRLRAQQGEVGLAARSQSIKSRLKCRGHRTPFLVAAALRLRGCVPWASK, encoded by the coding sequence ATGGTGAAGCTCCGGGATAAGGTGGCGGCGAAAGCAGCCGCACGAACGGCTCCGGACGCGAATGTCGTGAAGGACGGGGAGGGCCCGGAGGGCGAAGCGGTGTCCCGGGCCATGACGCCAAGCAGCAGCGTGGAGTTCGCGGAAGCCCGGCGGAGACTGCTGGAGTTGGAGCGGCGGCAGCGCCGGGTCCGGGAGCTGGAGGTCAGCCTGCAGCAGCTGCACGATATGCTGGTGCGGGCCGAGCAGGAGGCGGTGGAGCACGGGGAGCTGGTTAATCGGATCCGGCTTAGAGCTCAACAGGGAGAGGTTGGACTGGCCGCCCGCAGCCAGAGCATCAAATCCCGCCTGAAATGTAGGGGACACCGGACGCCCTTCCTGGTCGCCGCCGCCTTACGGCTCCGCGGCTGTGTCCCCTGGGCCAGTAAATGA